In Ktedonobacteraceae bacterium, the genomic window CACCGGGCCTACTGCATTCGCCAGGGTCGCACACGCTCCCCAGAAACCAACGGCTGCTCCGCGCTTCTCAGGCGGGCAGATCGCTAGAATAATGGCCAGACTCACCGGAGCCAGTGCCGCAGCGCCGCTCGCCTGTACTGCACGGAACCCGATTAGCCAGCCAATCGCCGGCAAGCCGCTGAACTGCCCAAATGGCTGTGCCAGGGCGCAGCCGAGAGAAGCCAGGCTGAACAGGCTCATTCCCAGCATGAGGAGGCGTTTGCGTCCATACTGGTCGGTCAACCGCCCTCCCGTGACGAGCAGCACCGCAAACACCAGATTGTACGCATTCAAGACCCAACTGACCGCAGCCAAATTCGTCTTGAGATTGGTTTGAATGGCAGGGATAGCGATATTGACAATCGTCAAGTCCAGTGTGCCCATGAAGTATCCGATGATCACCGCGGCGAGCGCCAACCACAATCTCACTGGTTTCCCGCGTATTGTCAGAACAGGGGGTGCTACTTGTGGCGATCCACCTGAAGGAAGGGCTGGTTGTTCAGTTTGTGGCATACACTTCACCTCTTTGTTATGGATGATTGGCTCTTTGAGGAACTGACTATCATCTTTCCCTCTTCTTTTCGCACAAAACTCCAGGCTGGTACTTTGACGCATGGGCGATATGTGAGACAATCAACGGCGCCTTGCCACTCGCGTTCCTGGGAATGGCTGCCACATGCTGAATATGGATAGGTGGTACCATCGCTCCTTGCTCAGCCAGTGCCTGCCGCAGTGCCTCAAGCAGGGGTTCCTCCTTCCATCCCGCAGGTGCTCCGCTCAGGAGTACCTGCAACCGGTCACGCTCCTGCACGATCTGCCACCCACTGACCGGCAGCGTATCCATCACCCGGTGAAACACATGGGGAATTACTGCCACCTGCCCACCTGTATGCGCCGGGAAATGCAGCACCTCCGGCGCGCGCCCCTCAATGTCCTCAAGCAGGGCGAAAGGCCGCCCGCACAGGCAGTGTGTTCGTGAGGAAACGCTGATCCGATCACTCACCTCATAGCGAATAAGCGGCTGCGTGCGGCTGAAAAGGACGGTGAGCAGCACTTTGTTTCCATATACTCCTACCGGGACTGGACGGTTGTGTGCATCCACCACTTCTACAATGACCAGGTCCTCGAACAAATGCAGGCCGCGATGGTACTGACACTCCATTGCCATGATGCCTCCTTCCGTGGTGGCGTACATATTGAAGAGGCGTGTGCGCCAGGTCTGCTCAAGGCGTCGTCTCGTGTCTTCCGTCAGCGTTTCGGACACACTGACGAGGAGCCTGGGGGCGATGTGCAGCCGCCCCTGGTTCTGCTCATCTGCCAGCACGCGCATCATCGAAGGATAGCCTGCCATCAGGTCTGGCTGCCACTCGTTGAGTTGGCGCACCAGCACCTCCACGGGGTCGCTCGCTGACAGGTGGAGTCTCGGCAGCACTTGCCCATTTACTGCGATGGGAAGCTGCGACGACATATGCTCGGGAGCGGTCGAGCCAATGACAGCGACTTTGCTTCCTGGTGTTACCCCGGCCCAGGTGGGGAAACGTGAGAGGCCGACCGAGACAACGGCGCCTTCCGCCGGCCCGCGCAGAAACACGCCGGGCTGTCCCGTGCTGCCGGAAGTGACCATCACCCGGTAGCGGTTGAGAAAGCGCTCCTGTCCACCTGGATGTGCCAGATAATCCTGGATGTCTTGTAGGTGAAGCGCGCGGTCAGTGACGATGTCGTCGAAGTGTTCCATCAGCATCACCTTCGTCAGTACAGGCAGTTCCTGCAAGGGACGATCGGTCAGTCCCCGGTGGAAGCGCTGGTAAAAAGGGGAGTGCGCGTAGGCATACTCGCGGCAGGCCCGGACAGCACGCGCCTGATACTCCTGCAATTGCTGGCGCGTCCACTGCTCATGCTGCAGGTAGGGATCGGGATCGTTGGCTTGCCATGAACTCAGAGGCGGAAAAGCGTTGGTTGACATGGGTAGTTCTCCTAGCTCGTTGGTGTGATGTTGTGGTTGAGATGAAAGAAGTTCGTGGGGTCATAGGCGTGCTTGACCTGCACCAGCCGCTCGTAGTTGGGGCCGTAGCTGGCTCGCACGGCTGCCAACTCGTCCCCCTCACTGCCCAGGAAATTTATGTAGGTTCCACTGCTCGCAAATGGCTCTGTCGCCCTCCAGAGGTTGCGCACCCACTTGATCGTCGTCTCTGCTTCGCGGACCGCATTCTCAGTCCACGAGGCCATGATTTGCAGAGAGTGATACTCTTTGCGCAGTGCAAAGGCGGTCTCGGTCGAACCGACACGGCTGGCTGCGCCGTGAACATGCTGAAGCACGATTAGCGTCCAGGGCGAAGGACGCGCTGCATGAGCCTCGATCATGGCCTCGAATACCTCCTTAGAGAGCGTGGGCAGCGAGTGGGCCTTACTATAGTAGCAGCGCCCGGCTAGGACGAAGGCATCGAGCATCGAGATGAGTTCGAGGTAGGACATGGGACGCACCATGTCGGCCAGCGGATTGCTGGCTGTCCTGAGTGGTTCGAGGAACCGTTCGCCTTTCGTCAACGACCCACAGGAGCAGACGCCGAGAGCCAGCATCAGCCCATCGGGAGTGCTTGCCAGAGCTACACTAGCCGTCAGTTCGTCGGGAGCGGTGCGCGTGAGATCGCAGTACAGGCTCAAGACCTCTCTCGCCTGGGACGGCGGATAGATCAGCATGCCTGCCAGTAATGTACTGACCGGGTGTAGTCGGAACTCGAAGGTAGTGACAATCCCGAAGTTGCCCCCACCTCCACGCACGGCCCAGAACAGCTCGGGATAGTTGGTAGGGCAGGCCCAAAGGATACGTCCATCGGCGGTGACGATTTCGACGGCCAGCAGATTATCCAACGTGAGGCCATATTTGCCCATCAACCAACCGGTGCCACCGCCCAGCGTGAGGCCGGCCAGGCCCGTCTCCGAGGCTGTTCCGACCGGGATGCCTAGCCCGAATTTCTGGATCTCGTGGATGCATTCTCCCAGTGTGGCACCAGCCTGGATGGAAGCGATGCACTTGACCGGATCTACCTGGATCCGTTTCATCGGCGACAGATCGATGACGAGACCTCCATCGCAGGTTCCGTTACCTGCGAAGCTATGACCGCCACCACGCACAGCCACCTCAAGATACTGATCCCGCGCGAACTGCACGGCCCTCACCACGTCAGCCACATCAGCGCAACGGGCAATCAAGGCCGGGTATTTATCGATCATGCCATTCCACACCCGGCGGGCGCTCTCGTAGGTCTCATCGCCCGGCGTGATCAGTTCGCCGTGGAGATTGGCTTTGAAATTGTGAAGGGTTGTTGGATTCATAGTCGTCTCAAACAGAGAAAGATTTCATCCTTTTCTTGCATACAGGAACACATACCTTTGTTCTTTGGCAGGAGAGAGCACAAGCGGGTCTGACTTTACTCTCCTGCATGAGTTATGCTCTGATCTCCTGCAATTCAGGTTCACGACCTGGCTCTTCAGTACAGTCGGCGAAAAGCTCACTTATTTGCTCAACCGGTTTCATACGAGACCTGCGTGCAACAAAGAACTTCCCTAT contains:
- a CDS encoding FAD-binding oxidoreductase; the encoded protein is MNPTTLHNFKANLHGELITPGDETYESARRVWNGMIDKYPALIARCADVADVVRAVQFARDQYLEVAVRGGGHSFAGNGTCDGGLVIDLSPMKRIQVDPVKCIASIQAGATLGECIHEIQKFGLGIPVGTASETGLAGLTLGGGTGWLMGKYGLTLDNLLAVEIVTADGRILWACPTNYPELFWAVRGGGGNFGIVTTFEFRLHPVSTLLAGMLIYPPSQAREVLSLYCDLTRTAPDELTASVALASTPDGLMLALGVCSCGSLTKGERFLEPLRTASNPLADMVRPMSYLELISMLDAFVLAGRCYYSKAHSLPTLSKEVFEAMIEAHAARPSPWTLIVLQHVHGAASRVGSTETAFALRKEYHSLQIMASWTENAVREAETTIKWVRNLWRATEPFASSGTYINFLGSEGDELAAVRASYGPNYERLVQVKHAYDPTNFFHLNHNITPTS
- a CDS encoding AMP-binding protein: MSTNAFPPLSSWQANDPDPYLQHEQWTRQQLQEYQARAVRACREYAYAHSPFYQRFHRGLTDRPLQELPVLTKVMLMEHFDDIVTDRALHLQDIQDYLAHPGGQERFLNRYRVMVTSGSTGQPGVFLRGPAEGAVVSVGLSRFPTWAGVTPGSKVAVIGSTAPEHMSSQLPIAVNGQVLPRLHLSASDPVEVLVRQLNEWQPDLMAGYPSMMRVLADEQNQGRLHIAPRLLVSVSETLTEDTRRRLEQTWRTRLFNMYATTEGGIMAMECQYHRGLHLFEDLVIVEVVDAHNRPVPVGVYGNKVLLTVLFSRTQPLIRYEVSDRISVSSRTHCLCGRPFALLEDIEGRAPEVLHFPAHTGGQVAVIPHVFHRVMDTLPVSGWQIVQERDRLQVLLSGAPAGWKEEPLLEALRQALAEQGAMVPPIHIQHVAAIPRNASGKAPLIVSHIAHASKYQPGVLCEKKRER